From Glycine max cultivar Williams 82 chromosome 11, Glycine_max_v4.0, whole genome shotgun sequence, the proteins below share one genomic window:
- the LOC100786839 gene encoding amino acid transporter AVT1H, with the protein MWGKILQSIRKSLISLQQKSMNSRKSEEVDSSVTSVSVSLHDGVQWVNCNCCIEENKQCNFDHINASEGANNVHAQRDANANSSFTHAVINMVGMLVGLGQLSTPYAVENGGWSSAFLLMGLGVMCAYSSHILGVCLRKNPKLTSFMDIGKHAFGSKGRNVAATIIYMEIFMSLVSYTISLHDNLITVFLGTNLKLHLPNFSSSQLLTAVAVFIAMPSLWIRDLSSISFLSSVGILMSLLIFLCVAATALLGHVQSNHSIPVLHLHNIPSVSGLYVFGYGGHIVFPELYTAMKDPSKFTKVSIVSFAVVTAIYTTLGFMGAKMFGKDVKSQITLSMPQEHIVTKIALWATVVAPMTKYALEFTPFAIQLEHALPTSMSVRTKMIIRGCVGSFSLLFILTLALSVPYFEHVLSLTGSLVSVAVCLILPSAFYVKICWGQISKPHLLLNLFLIIFGFVLAVMGTISSSQLLLKSLQSHNLRHKE; encoded by the exons atGTGGGGCAAGATATTGCAATCCATAAGGAAAAGTCTCATAAGCCTTCAACAGAAGTCTATGAATTCTCGAAAGAGTGAAGAAGTTGATAGTAGTGTCACTAGTGTGTCTGTGTCACTGCATGATGGTGTGCAGTGGGTAAATTGCAATTGTTGCATAGAGGAAAACAAACAATGCAATTTTGACCACATTAATGCCTCAGAAGGCGCAAATAATGTCCACGCCCAGCGTGATGCCAACGCCAACAGTTCTTTTACTCATGCTGTAATCAACATGGTGGGGATGCTCGTAG GTTTGGGGCAACTGTCAACTCCATATGCTGTAGAAAATGGAGGGTGGTCATCTGCATTCTTGCTTATGGGACTAGGAGTGATGTGTGCTTATAGTTCTCACATACTTGGAGTATGCCTTAGAAAGAATCCCAAGTTAACAAGTTTCATGGATATTGGGAAGCATGCATTTGGATCAAAAGGTAGAAACGTGGCTGCAACAATCATCTACATGGAAATCTTCATGTCCCTCGTTTCCTACACCATCTCACTACATGATAATTTGATCACAGTGTTTTTGGGGACAAATTTGAAGCTTCACTTGCCTAATTTTTCTTCATCCCAGCTCCTAACTGCGGTGGCAGTCTTCATTGCAATGCCTAGTTTGTGGATCAGAGACCTTTCTTccatatctttcctttcaagtGTTGGCATTCTCATGTCTCTACTCATTTTCCTGTGTGTAGCAGCCACTGCACTCTTAGGACATGTCCAATCTAATCATTCCATACCTGTCCTCCACCTCCATAATATTCCATCAGTATCTGGCCTCTACGTTTTCGGCTATGGAGGACATATTGTTTTCCCTGAATTATATACAGCCATGAAAGACCCCTCCAAATTTACAAAG GTTTCTATTGTGAGCTTCGCAGTAGTTACAGCAATTTACACGACATTGGGGTTCATGGGTGCGAAGATGTTTGGTAAGGATGTGAAGTCTCAGATCACACTTAGCATGCCACAAGAGCACATTGTAACAAAGATTGCTCTGTGGGCAACCGTGGTGGCACCTATGACCAAATATGCACTTGAATTCACCCCATTTGCAATTCAGCTAGAGCAtgcacttccaacttccatgaGTGTCAGAACCAAAATGATAATTAGAGGCTGCGTAGGTTCATTTTCACTTTTGTTCATACTAACCCTTGCTCTGTCGGTTCCATATTTCGAGCATGTACTAAGTCTCACTGGCTCCCTGGTTAGTGTTGCCGTTTGTTTAATTTTGCCAAGTGCTTTCTACGTGAAGATATGTTGGGGTCAGATATCAAAGCCTCACTTACTACTAAACCTCTTCCTCATCATATTCGGCTTTGTTCTTGCCGTGATGGGCACCATTTCCTCCTCACAGTTACTACTCAAAAGTCTTCAATCACATAACTTGAGGCACAAGGAATGA